One Vicugna pacos chromosome X, VicPac4, whole genome shotgun sequence DNA window includes the following coding sequences:
- the IRAK1 gene encoding interleukin-1 receptor-associated kinase 1 isoform X3: MAGGPGPEDPAVPGAQHFLYEVPPWVMCRFYKVMDALEPADWCQFAALIVRDQTELRLCERSGQRTASVLWPWINRNARVADLVRILTHLQLLRARDIITAWHPPAPILPPSTTATRPSSISAPSKAEAPSPRKLHSSASTLLSPAFPGTQTQSDPELGPVPNSAALLPAPPSPAPSCTKDADLEWTTVKQSFLTEVEQLSRFRHPNIVDFAGYCVQSGFYCLVYGFLPNGSLEDRLHLQTQAWPPLSWLQRLDILLGTSRAIQFLHQDSPSLIHGDVKSSNVLLDERLMPKLGDFGLARLSRFAGASPSQSSAVARTRTVRGTLAYLPEEYIKTGRLAVDTDTFSFGVVVLETLAGQRAVRMHGAQTKYLKDLVEEEAEEAGVALKSVQTTLQTGLAADAWAVPVATQIYKKHLDPRPGPCPPELGLALGQLACCCLHRRAKRRPPMTQVYKRLEKLQAAVAGPSPEPEATSRHPSSPQENSYVSTTGCTLSRGSPRQPLAVPSGALAQATEWLQKGTNQPVESDESVSGLSAALHSWHLTPSCPPGPAQPGSPKQGAAEWALAPLGQAGYTQEGATRESGWGSSPGLQPTAVEGSLLGSSTSSRPPQIVINPARQKMLQKLALYEDGVLDSLQLLSSSSLPGLGPDQQCRQGPEESDESQS, from the exons atgGCCGGGGGGCCGGGCCCGGAAGACCCCGCGGTCCCCGGCGCCCAGCACTTCTTGTACGAGGTGCCGCCCTGGGTCATGTGCCGTTTCTACAAAGTGATGGACGCCCTGGAGCCAGCTGACTGGTGCCAGTTCG CCGCCCTGATCGTGCGCGACCAGACCGAGCTGCGGCTCTGCGAGCGCTCCGGGCAGCGCACGGCCAGCGTCCTGTGGCCCTGGATCAACCGCAACGCCCGTGTGGCCGACCTCGTGCGCATCCTCACGCACCTGCAGCTGCTCCGTGCACGGGACATCATCACCGCAT GGCACCCTCCCGCCCCGATTCTGCCCCCCAGCACCACCGCCACGAGGCCCAGCAGCATCTCTGCACCCTCCAAGGCCGAGGCTCCCAGCCCCCGGAAGTTACACTCGTCAgcctccaccctcctctccccag CTTTTCCAGGTACCCAGACTCAGTCTGATCCTGAGCTTGGCCCTGTCCCAAACTCTGctgccctcctgccagcaccaccatCGCCAGCCCCTTCCTGTACCAAG GATGCAGACCTGGAGTGGACCACAGTGAAGCAGAGCTTCCTGACTGAAGTTGAGCAGCTGTCACG GTTCCGTCACCCAAACATCGTGGACTTTGCGGGCTACTGTGTTCAGAGTGGCTTCTACTGCCTTGTCTACGGCTTCCTGCCCAATGGCTCCCTGGAAGACCGCCTCCACCTCCAG acccaggcctggccccctCTCTCCTGGCTTCAGCGACTGGATATCCTTCTGGGCACATCCCGGGCAATTCAGTTTCTACATCAGGACAGCCCCAGTCTCATCCACGGAGATGTCaagag TTCCAACGTCCTTCTGGATGAGAGACTGATGCCCAAACTGGGAGACTTCGGCCTGGCCCGTCTCAGCCGATTTGCAGGGGCCAGCCCCAGCCAGAGCAGCGCCGTGGCCCGGACTCGGACTGTGCGCGGCACCCTGGCCTACCTGCCCGAGGAGTACATCAAGACGGGAAGGCTGGCCGTGGACACCGACACCTTCAGCTTTGGCGTG GTTGTGCTGGAGACCCTGGCTGGTCAGAGGGCCGTGAGGATGCACGGTGCCCAGACCAAGTATCTG AAAGACCTGGTTGAAGAGGAAGCCGAGGAGGCTGGGGTGGCCCTGAAAAGTGTCCAGACCACACTCCAAACAGGTCTGGCTGCAGACGCCTGGGCTGTACCAGTTGCCACCCAGATCTACAAGAAGCACCTGGACCCCAGGCCCGGGCCATGTCCACCTGAGCTGGGACTAGCCCTGGGCCAGCTGGCTTGCTGCTGCCTGCACCGCCGGGCCAAGAGGAGACCCCCCATGACCCAG GTGTACAAGAGGCTGGAGAAGCTGCAGGCGGCAGTGGCGGGGCCATCCCCGGAGCCAGAGGCCACCAGCCGCCACCCCTCTTCCCCGCAGGAGAACTCCTACGTCTCTACCACCGGCTGCACTCTGAGCAGGGGCAGCCCACGACAGCCCCTGGCCGTGCCCTCGGGAGCCCTGGCCCAGGCAACAGAGTGGCTTCAGAAAGGCACCAACCAGCCAGTGGAGAGTGATGAGAGCGTGTCTGGCCTGTCTGCTGCCCTGCATTCCTGGCACCTGACCCCGAGCtgccccccaggcccagcccagccaggcAGCCCCAAGCAAGGGGCGGCCGAGTGGGCACTGGCACCCCTCGGGCAGGCTGGCTATACTCAAGAGGGCGCCACCCGAGAGTCAGGCTGGGGGAGCAGCCCAGGGCTTCAGCCCACAGCCGTGGAAG GCTCACTCCTGGGCAGCTCCACATCATCGCGGCCTCCGCAGATTGTCATCAACCCAGCCCGACAGAAGATGCTGCAGAAGCTGGCCTTGTACGAGGATGGGGTTCTGGACAGCCTGCAGCTGCTGTCGTCAAGCTCCCTCCCAG gcTTGGGCCCGGACCAGCAGtgcaggcaggggcctgaggagaGTGATGAATCTCAGAGCTGA
- the LOC140691755 gene encoding large ribosomal subunit protein eL34-like, translated as MRAKHVLYHLSCTLPPVVSSFKCLRYKKKGLKSVISFFLLRGQYLEAFRMVQRLTYHHRLSYNTASNKTRLFRTPGNRMVYVYTKKVGKAPKSAGGLCPGQLQGVCAVRPKVLTRLFKRNKHGSWAHGGSTCTECVHSRFKRASLQRSRKGCEGVGSTSTESES; from the coding sequence atgcgtgctaagcatgtgctctaccacttgagctgtaccctccccccagtagTGTCTAGTTTTAAATGTTTACGTTACAAAAAGAAAGGTTTAAaatcagtgatttctttttttctcctccggGGACAGTATCTGGAGGCATTCAGAATGGTCCAGCGTTTGACATACCATCATAGGCTGTCCTACAATACAGCCTCTAACAAAACTAGGCTGTTCCGAACCCCTGGTAATAGAATGGTTTATGTTTATACCAAGAAAGTTGGGAAAGCACCAAAATCCGCAGGTGGCCTGTGCCCAGGCCAACTTCAAGGAGTTTGTGCTGTGAGACCTAAAGTTCTTACGAGactgtttaaaagaaacaaacatggcAGCTGGGCTCATGGTGGTTCCACGTGCACTGAATGTGTCCACAGCAGGTTCAAGCGTGCTTCCTTACAGAGGAGCAGAAAAGGTTGTGAAGGTGTCGGAAGCACAAGCACAGAGTCAGAAagctaa
- the IRAK1 gene encoding interleukin-1 receptor-associated kinase 1 isoform X1, which yields MAGGPGPEDPAVPGAQHFLYEVPPWVMCRFYKVMDALEPADWCQFAALIVRDQTELRLCERSGQRTASVLWPWINRNARVADLVRILTHLQLLRARDIITAWHPPAPILPPSTTATRPSSISAPSKAEAPSPRKLHSSASTLLSPAFPGTQTQSDPELGPVPNSAALLPAPPSPAPSCTKPSAESPLSLLRGAHSSSFCWPLHEICQGTHNFSEELKIGEGGFGCVYRAVMRNTVYAVKRLKEDADLEWTTVKQSFLTEVEQLSRFRHPNIVDFAGYCVQSGFYCLVYGFLPNGSLEDRLHLQTQAWPPLSWLQRLDILLGTSRAIQFLHQDSPSLIHGDVKSSNVLLDERLMPKLGDFGLARLSRFAGASPSQSSAVARTRTVRGTLAYLPEEYIKTGRLAVDTDTFSFGVVVLETLAGQRAVRMHGAQTKYLKDLVEEEAEEAGVALKSVQTTLQTGLAADAWAVPVATQIYKKHLDPRPGPCPPELGLALGQLACCCLHRRAKRRPPMTQVYKRLEKLQAAVAGPSPEPEATSRHPSSPQENSYVSTTGCTLSRGSPRQPLAVPSGALAQATEWLQKGTNQPVESDESVSGLSAALHSWHLTPSCPPGPAQPGSPKQGAAEWALAPLGQAGYTQEGATRESGWGSSPGLQPTAVEGSLLGSSTSSRPPQIVINPARQKMLQKLALYEDGVLDSLQLLSSSSLPGLGPDQQCRQGPEESDESQS from the exons atgGCCGGGGGGCCGGGCCCGGAAGACCCCGCGGTCCCCGGCGCCCAGCACTTCTTGTACGAGGTGCCGCCCTGGGTCATGTGCCGTTTCTACAAAGTGATGGACGCCCTGGAGCCAGCTGACTGGTGCCAGTTCG CCGCCCTGATCGTGCGCGACCAGACCGAGCTGCGGCTCTGCGAGCGCTCCGGGCAGCGCACGGCCAGCGTCCTGTGGCCCTGGATCAACCGCAACGCCCGTGTGGCCGACCTCGTGCGCATCCTCACGCACCTGCAGCTGCTCCGTGCACGGGACATCATCACCGCAT GGCACCCTCCCGCCCCGATTCTGCCCCCCAGCACCACCGCCACGAGGCCCAGCAGCATCTCTGCACCCTCCAAGGCCGAGGCTCCCAGCCCCCGGAAGTTACACTCGTCAgcctccaccctcctctccccag CTTTTCCAGGTACCCAGACTCAGTCTGATCCTGAGCTTGGCCCTGTCCCAAACTCTGctgccctcctgccagcaccaccatCGCCAGCCCCTTCCTGTACCAAG CCAAGCGCAGAGAGCCCACTGTCCCTCCTGCGGGGGGCACACTCCTCTTCGTTCTGCTGGCCCCTCCATGAGATTTGCCAGGGCACACACAACTTCTCCGAGGAGCTGAAGATCGGGGAGGGCGGCTTTGGGTGTGTGTACCGGGCAGTGATGAGAAACACGGTATATGCTGTGAAGAGGCTGAAGGAG GATGCAGACCTGGAGTGGACCACAGTGAAGCAGAGCTTCCTGACTGAAGTTGAGCAGCTGTCACG GTTCCGTCACCCAAACATCGTGGACTTTGCGGGCTACTGTGTTCAGAGTGGCTTCTACTGCCTTGTCTACGGCTTCCTGCCCAATGGCTCCCTGGAAGACCGCCTCCACCTCCAG acccaggcctggccccctCTCTCCTGGCTTCAGCGACTGGATATCCTTCTGGGCACATCCCGGGCAATTCAGTTTCTACATCAGGACAGCCCCAGTCTCATCCACGGAGATGTCaagag TTCCAACGTCCTTCTGGATGAGAGACTGATGCCCAAACTGGGAGACTTCGGCCTGGCCCGTCTCAGCCGATTTGCAGGGGCCAGCCCCAGCCAGAGCAGCGCCGTGGCCCGGACTCGGACTGTGCGCGGCACCCTGGCCTACCTGCCCGAGGAGTACATCAAGACGGGAAGGCTGGCCGTGGACACCGACACCTTCAGCTTTGGCGTG GTTGTGCTGGAGACCCTGGCTGGTCAGAGGGCCGTGAGGATGCACGGTGCCCAGACCAAGTATCTG AAAGACCTGGTTGAAGAGGAAGCCGAGGAGGCTGGGGTGGCCCTGAAAAGTGTCCAGACCACACTCCAAACAGGTCTGGCTGCAGACGCCTGGGCTGTACCAGTTGCCACCCAGATCTACAAGAAGCACCTGGACCCCAGGCCCGGGCCATGTCCACCTGAGCTGGGACTAGCCCTGGGCCAGCTGGCTTGCTGCTGCCTGCACCGCCGGGCCAAGAGGAGACCCCCCATGACCCAG GTGTACAAGAGGCTGGAGAAGCTGCAGGCGGCAGTGGCGGGGCCATCCCCGGAGCCAGAGGCCACCAGCCGCCACCCCTCTTCCCCGCAGGAGAACTCCTACGTCTCTACCACCGGCTGCACTCTGAGCAGGGGCAGCCCACGACAGCCCCTGGCCGTGCCCTCGGGAGCCCTGGCCCAGGCAACAGAGTGGCTTCAGAAAGGCACCAACCAGCCAGTGGAGAGTGATGAGAGCGTGTCTGGCCTGTCTGCTGCCCTGCATTCCTGGCACCTGACCCCGAGCtgccccccaggcccagcccagccaggcAGCCCCAAGCAAGGGGCGGCCGAGTGGGCACTGGCACCCCTCGGGCAGGCTGGCTATACTCAAGAGGGCGCCACCCGAGAGTCAGGCTGGGGGAGCAGCCCAGGGCTTCAGCCCACAGCCGTGGAAG GCTCACTCCTGGGCAGCTCCACATCATCGCGGCCTCCGCAGATTGTCATCAACCCAGCCCGACAGAAGATGCTGCAGAAGCTGGCCTTGTACGAGGATGGGGTTCTGGACAGCCTGCAGCTGCTGTCGTCAAGCTCCCTCCCAG gcTTGGGCCCGGACCAGCAGtgcaggcaggggcctgaggagaGTGATGAATCTCAGAGCTGA
- the IRAK1 gene encoding interleukin-1 receptor-associated kinase 1 isoform X2 — MAGGPGPEDPAVPGAQHFLYEVPPWVMCRFYKVMDALEPADWCQFAALIVRDQTELRLCERSGQRTASVLWPWINRNARVADLVRILTHLQLLRARDIITAWHPPAPILPPSTTATRPSSISAPSKAEAPSPRKLHSSASTLLSPAFPGTQTQSDPELGPVPNSAALLPAPPSPAPSCTKPSAESPLSLLRGAHSSSFCWPLHEICQGTHNFSEELKIGEGGFGCVYRAVMRNTVYAVKRLKEDADLEWTTVKQSFLTEVEQLSRFRHPNIVDFAGYCVQSGFYCLVYGFLPNGSLEDRLHLQTQAWPPLSWLQRLDILLGTSRAIQFLHQDSPSLIHGDVKSSNVLLDERLMPKLGDFGLARLSRFAGASPSQSSAVARTRTVRGTLAYLPEEYIKTGRLAVDTDTFSFGVKDLVEEEAEEAGVALKSVQTTLQTGLAADAWAVPVATQIYKKHLDPRPGPCPPELGLALGQLACCCLHRRAKRRPPMTQVYKRLEKLQAAVAGPSPEPEATSRHPSSPQENSYVSTTGCTLSRGSPRQPLAVPSGALAQATEWLQKGTNQPVESDESVSGLSAALHSWHLTPSCPPGPAQPGSPKQGAAEWALAPLGQAGYTQEGATRESGWGSSPGLQPTAVEGSLLGSSTSSRPPQIVINPARQKMLQKLALYEDGVLDSLQLLSSSSLPGLGPDQQCRQGPEESDESQS, encoded by the exons atgGCCGGGGGGCCGGGCCCGGAAGACCCCGCGGTCCCCGGCGCCCAGCACTTCTTGTACGAGGTGCCGCCCTGGGTCATGTGCCGTTTCTACAAAGTGATGGACGCCCTGGAGCCAGCTGACTGGTGCCAGTTCG CCGCCCTGATCGTGCGCGACCAGACCGAGCTGCGGCTCTGCGAGCGCTCCGGGCAGCGCACGGCCAGCGTCCTGTGGCCCTGGATCAACCGCAACGCCCGTGTGGCCGACCTCGTGCGCATCCTCACGCACCTGCAGCTGCTCCGTGCACGGGACATCATCACCGCAT GGCACCCTCCCGCCCCGATTCTGCCCCCCAGCACCACCGCCACGAGGCCCAGCAGCATCTCTGCACCCTCCAAGGCCGAGGCTCCCAGCCCCCGGAAGTTACACTCGTCAgcctccaccctcctctccccag CTTTTCCAGGTACCCAGACTCAGTCTGATCCTGAGCTTGGCCCTGTCCCAAACTCTGctgccctcctgccagcaccaccatCGCCAGCCCCTTCCTGTACCAAG CCAAGCGCAGAGAGCCCACTGTCCCTCCTGCGGGGGGCACACTCCTCTTCGTTCTGCTGGCCCCTCCATGAGATTTGCCAGGGCACACACAACTTCTCCGAGGAGCTGAAGATCGGGGAGGGCGGCTTTGGGTGTGTGTACCGGGCAGTGATGAGAAACACGGTATATGCTGTGAAGAGGCTGAAGGAG GATGCAGACCTGGAGTGGACCACAGTGAAGCAGAGCTTCCTGACTGAAGTTGAGCAGCTGTCACG GTTCCGTCACCCAAACATCGTGGACTTTGCGGGCTACTGTGTTCAGAGTGGCTTCTACTGCCTTGTCTACGGCTTCCTGCCCAATGGCTCCCTGGAAGACCGCCTCCACCTCCAG acccaggcctggccccctCTCTCCTGGCTTCAGCGACTGGATATCCTTCTGGGCACATCCCGGGCAATTCAGTTTCTACATCAGGACAGCCCCAGTCTCATCCACGGAGATGTCaagag TTCCAACGTCCTTCTGGATGAGAGACTGATGCCCAAACTGGGAGACTTCGGCCTGGCCCGTCTCAGCCGATTTGCAGGGGCCAGCCCCAGCCAGAGCAGCGCCGTGGCCCGGACTCGGACTGTGCGCGGCACCCTGGCCTACCTGCCCGAGGAGTACATCAAGACGGGAAGGCTGGCCGTGGACACCGACACCTTCAGCTTTGGCGTG AAAGACCTGGTTGAAGAGGAAGCCGAGGAGGCTGGGGTGGCCCTGAAAAGTGTCCAGACCACACTCCAAACAGGTCTGGCTGCAGACGCCTGGGCTGTACCAGTTGCCACCCAGATCTACAAGAAGCACCTGGACCCCAGGCCCGGGCCATGTCCACCTGAGCTGGGACTAGCCCTGGGCCAGCTGGCTTGCTGCTGCCTGCACCGCCGGGCCAAGAGGAGACCCCCCATGACCCAG GTGTACAAGAGGCTGGAGAAGCTGCAGGCGGCAGTGGCGGGGCCATCCCCGGAGCCAGAGGCCACCAGCCGCCACCCCTCTTCCCCGCAGGAGAACTCCTACGTCTCTACCACCGGCTGCACTCTGAGCAGGGGCAGCCCACGACAGCCCCTGGCCGTGCCCTCGGGAGCCCTGGCCCAGGCAACAGAGTGGCTTCAGAAAGGCACCAACCAGCCAGTGGAGAGTGATGAGAGCGTGTCTGGCCTGTCTGCTGCCCTGCATTCCTGGCACCTGACCCCGAGCtgccccccaggcccagcccagccaggcAGCCCCAAGCAAGGGGCGGCCGAGTGGGCACTGGCACCCCTCGGGCAGGCTGGCTATACTCAAGAGGGCGCCACCCGAGAGTCAGGCTGGGGGAGCAGCCCAGGGCTTCAGCCCACAGCCGTGGAAG GCTCACTCCTGGGCAGCTCCACATCATCGCGGCCTCCGCAGATTGTCATCAACCCAGCCCGACAGAAGATGCTGCAGAAGCTGGCCTTGTACGAGGATGGGGTTCTGGACAGCCTGCAGCTGCTGTCGTCAAGCTCCCTCCCAG gcTTGGGCCCGGACCAGCAGtgcaggcaggggcctgaggagaGTGATGAATCTCAGAGCTGA